In one window of Primulina tabacum isolate GXHZ01 chromosome 8, ASM2559414v2, whole genome shotgun sequence DNA:
- the LOC142553467 gene encoding protein SOSEKI 4-like yields the protein MAVSSSSRPGRMPELQSTKLWKEQRGEISPERTVVWTEPASNGKLKTDKRVPVIYYLSRNGQLEHPHFMEVPLSSPQALYLRDVINRLNVLRGKGMTSMYSWSCKRNYKNRFVWHDLSENDFIYPAHGNEYVLKGSELLETTFMDTLSSFQRQQAQPLALPPPVGDNQIVGSNDLIDYPKASADRRRRNQSCSSIDFNLNEYSVYKAETSSSTASADASTQTEDKRRRRRPHGEIVEVKDKEPHGEDEIEISPPTSDSSPETLETLMKADKRLILLPETVCEDPTASNHRAKDKASSVLMQLISCGSISFKDCGTGQGLGLISQYKMRLPRVGGIVGRGRVKLEEKEYFSGSIVETKKEEFPSLKRSTSYGAQRSSHLEIPGKEMRSNCLSRKSKTQQSESSTQKEASNGLTCSGTIIDSCA from the exons ATGGCGGTTTCCAGCTCCAGCAGGCCTGGGAGAATGCCGGAACTTCAATCCACAAAGTTATGGAAGGAACAAAGAGGGGAAATCAGTCCCGAGAGAACTGTGGTCTGGACCGAACCTGCTTCCAATGGGAAGCTTAAAACTGATAAAAGAGTTCCGGTCATTTACTATCTGTCGAGGAATGGGCAGCTGGAGCATCCCCATTTCATGGAGGTCCCTCTTTCATCTCCTCAAGCGCTCTATCTCAGAG ACGTGATCAATCGATTGAATGTTCTTCGTGGGAAAGGAATGACATCCATGTATTCTTGGTCTTGTAAACg GAACTACAAAAATAGATTCGTTTGGCATGATTTATCGGAGAATGATTTCATATACCCGGCGCACGGAAATGAATACGTTCTCAAAGGATCGGAGCTACTGGAGACCACGTTCATGGATACGCTTTCTTCTTTTCAAAGGCAGCAGGCCCAGCCTCTGGCTCTGCCTCCTCCGGTAGGAGACAACCAAATCGTCGGCAGTAATGATCTGATAGATTACCCCAAAGCCTCAGCGGACAGACGGCGGCGCAACCAGTCCTGCAGCTCCATCGACTTCAACCTCAACGAATACAGCGTATACAAGGCAGAGACCTCCAGCAGCACCGCCTCCGCGGACGCCTCCACTCAGACCGAAGACAAACGCCGACGCCGCCGTCCGCACGGGGAAATAGTCGAGGTGAAGGACAAAGAACCACACGGAGAAGACGAGATCGAAATCTCACCCCCGACCTCCGATTCCAGCCCCGAGACACTAGAAACCTTAATGAAAGCCGACAAACGGCTGATACTACTGCCCGAGACAGTGTGTGAAGATCCAACGGCCAGTAACCATCGGGCGAAAGACAAGGCCTCGTCAGTTTTGATGCAGTTGATATCCTGCGGTTCGATCTCGTTCAAGGACTGCGGGACTGGTCAGGGTCTCGGGTTGATATCCCAGTACAAGATGAGATTGCCACGTGTGGGAGGAATTGTAGGAAGGGGACGAGTGAAACTGGAGGAGAAGGAGTACTTCAGCGGAAGTATCGTGGAGACAAAGAAAGAGGAATTTCCGAGTCTGAAAAGGTCCACTTCCTACGGTGCGCAACG GAGCTCACATCTGGAAATCCCGGGAAAGGAAATGAGATCAAATTGCTTATCAAGAAAATCTAAGACACAGCAATCCGAATCCTCGACCCAAAAGGAAGCAAGTAATGGACTCACTTGCAGTGGTACCATTATTGATTCTTGTGCTTGA
- the LOC142553468 gene encoding LOW QUALITY PROTEIN: transcription factor MYB48-like (The sequence of the model RefSeq protein was modified relative to this genomic sequence to represent the inferred CDS: inserted 1 base in 1 codon): MTIPSTRNPEHIYMSPPLLHYNHKLLVTQKSMKRDRRYSQKEEGNMEKDEMRKGPWTEEEDVQLVLYVNLFGDRRWDFIANVSGLKRSGKSCRLRWVNYLHPGLKRGKMSPHEERLVLELHSKWGNRWSRIAQKLPGRTDNEIKNYWRTYMRKEAQQKKKKSSRSPSSPSSSSSSSSSSNSPTVEFPQVTETNGRSFFDTGGXELVNQVPGEKKTGGEIEESSKVYSMDEILRNLEFADETCNLTAQEMGSSTCDYYPIDSLWSIDIEEETKMLMQPLGGHDLLNSFPYYNNNYFTNG, from the exons ATGACAATACCCTCCACAAGAAATCCCGAGCATATATATATGTCACCACCACTCCTCCATTACAATCACAAACTTCTGGTGACTCAGAAAAGCATGAAAAGGGACAGAAGATACAGTCAAAAAGAAGAAGGAAACATGGAGAAAGATGAAATGAGAAAAGGGCCGTGGACTGAAGAAGAAGATGTCCAGCTTGTATTGTACGTGAACTTGTTCGGTGATCGGCGATGGGATTTTATCGCAAATGTTTCAG GTTTGAAAAGAAGTGGGAAAAGTTGCAGGTTGCGCTGGGTTAATTACTTGCATCCTGGCCTCAAAAGGGGAAAGATGTCCCCTCATGAAGAGCGCCTTGTTCTTGAACTTCACTCCAAATGGGGAAACAG ATGGTCGAGAATTGCACAGAAATTACCCGGTCGCACCGATAACGAAATCAAGAACTACTGGAGGACATACATGAGGAAAGAAGCTCagcagaagaagaagaaatcgtCCAGGTCTCCATCATCACcatcatcttcatcttcttcatcttcaTCCTCGAACAGCCCGACCGTGGAATTCCCTCAGGTCACCGAGACAAATGGGCGTAGTTTCTTCGACACCGGGG TGGAGTTGGTTAATCAGGTGCCTGGAGAAAAGAAAACTGGAGGGGAGATAGAAGAAAGTAGCAAAGTTTATTCCATGGATGAGATATTGAGAAACCTCGAGTTTGCTGACGAGACTTGCAACCTCACAGCTCAGGAAATGGGTTCATCCACATGTGATTATTACCCAATTGACTCCTTGTGGTCCATTGACATTGAAGAAGAAACCAAGATGCTGATGCAGCCATTGGGCGGCCATGATCTTCTCAATTCTTTTCCTTATTATAACAACAATTATTTCACAAATGGCTAG